One genomic region from Arthrobacter sp. FB24 encodes:
- a CDS encoding lipid II:glycine glycyltransferase FemX, whose product MEYFLQTPQWADFQRSLGRTVHEQSGPGWSFLAVEEKNPAGKVLYAPYGPVAESLEAFDAALAALVALARTCGAACVRIEPASAGFDTAESQSVLRSRGLRPAPVNQQPELSWIVDLDRDFKEVLAAMKPVNRNLYRNIHKKDVTFRASQDPDDIRVLLNFLHMTAKRSGFKPQSDEYLSQVARSLMPVGAATLFIAERHGGPIAAALAYDSADTRTYAHAALDDSHRKLSAGIPLLVTLMADAKEKGLKHVDLWGVAPEDQPNHKWAGFTAFKKSFGGREVTYPGTWDLPVKKVRYGAYQLARKAREKLRALRN is encoded by the coding sequence ATGGAGTACTTCCTGCAGACCCCGCAGTGGGCCGATTTCCAGCGCTCCCTGGGCCGCACGGTCCACGAACAGTCCGGCCCCGGTTGGAGCTTCCTCGCCGTGGAAGAGAAGAATCCGGCGGGCAAGGTCCTTTACGCGCCGTACGGTCCCGTGGCAGAGTCCCTGGAAGCGTTCGACGCCGCCCTGGCCGCCCTTGTGGCTCTGGCCCGCACGTGCGGCGCCGCGTGTGTCCGGATAGAGCCGGCCAGCGCCGGATTCGACACCGCTGAGTCGCAGTCCGTGCTGCGAAGCCGTGGCCTGCGTCCCGCACCCGTCAACCAGCAGCCGGAACTGAGCTGGATCGTGGACTTGGACCGTGATTTCAAGGAAGTTCTCGCCGCCATGAAACCGGTGAACCGGAACCTCTACCGGAACATTCACAAAAAGGATGTGACCTTCCGGGCATCGCAGGATCCCGACGATATCCGCGTGCTGTTGAATTTCCTGCACATGACAGCCAAGCGAAGCGGGTTCAAGCCGCAAAGCGATGAGTACCTCAGCCAGGTGGCGCGGTCCCTCATGCCTGTGGGTGCGGCCACGCTGTTCATCGCCGAACGCCACGGCGGCCCCATTGCCGCGGCCCTGGCCTACGACTCCGCCGATACCCGTACCTACGCGCACGCGGCCCTTGACGACTCGCACCGCAAGTTGAGCGCGGGCATACCGTTGCTGGTTACCCTTATGGCGGATGCCAAGGAGAAGGGCCTGAAGCACGTGGACCTGTGGGGCGTGGCCCCGGAGGACCAGCCGAACCATAAGTGGGCCGGGTTCACGGCGTTCAAGAAGTCGTTCGGCGGGCGCGAAGTCACCTACCCCGGGACGTGGGACCTGCCGGTGAAGAAGGTCCGTTACGGCGCGTACCAGCTCGCCCGGAAAGCCCGAGAAAAGCTCCGCGCCCTCCGCAACTGA
- the manA gene encoding mannose-6-phosphate isomerase, class I, producing the protein MYEIENVLRPYAWGSTTAIAGLLGRQASGGPEAELWVGAHPDSPSVAAAADGGPLALDTLISSDPGHHLGSASVAEFGPRLPFLLKVLAAESPLSLQVHPTLEQARAGFAREEAAGVDRSAAERNYKDDNHKPEMIFALTPFEALCGFRPAASSRALFEHLATSMRAMSLEVPHVFLDVVADLSAPVEHDALKTAFTRLIGGGHAVSHAVRELVAALKAGLPMSPYQTELSTAVSLHGHYPGDPGVLISLLLNRISLAPGEAVYLPAGNVHAYLHGLGIEVMASSDNVLRGGLTPKFVDVPELLATIEFESVGVPMLPAETSELGQELYRPPFREFQLQRIELEPDDGPVPLAQSGAAVIIVVSGSVLLDSPKGDLHLDRGASAFLPAAEAPVNVHPAAGSSGTSVAFAVTTALGA; encoded by the coding sequence GTGTACGAAATTGAGAATGTCCTCCGGCCCTACGCCTGGGGCTCCACCACGGCCATTGCCGGCCTGCTCGGCAGGCAGGCCTCCGGCGGCCCGGAAGCGGAGCTGTGGGTGGGCGCCCACCCGGACTCGCCGTCCGTGGCAGCAGCGGCCGACGGCGGTCCGCTGGCTTTGGATACGCTGATCAGTTCCGACCCCGGCCACCATCTGGGCAGTGCCAGCGTGGCGGAGTTCGGCCCCCGCCTGCCGTTCCTCCTCAAGGTCCTGGCCGCGGAAAGTCCGCTGTCCCTGCAGGTCCATCCGACGCTGGAACAGGCACGGGCGGGTTTTGCCCGCGAAGAGGCTGCCGGCGTCGACCGTTCCGCGGCGGAGCGGAACTACAAGGATGACAACCACAAGCCGGAGATGATCTTTGCCCTGACGCCGTTCGAGGCGCTCTGCGGGTTCCGTCCGGCCGCATCCTCGCGTGCCCTCTTCGAGCATCTGGCCACGTCCATGCGGGCCATGTCTCTGGAGGTTCCGCACGTGTTCCTCGACGTCGTGGCGGACCTTTCTGCCCCGGTGGAGCACGACGCCCTGAAGACCGCGTTCACCCGGCTCATCGGCGGAGGCCACGCCGTCTCGCACGCGGTGCGGGAGCTGGTCGCCGCGCTCAAAGCCGGGCTGCCGATGTCTCCCTACCAGACCGAACTGTCCACGGCAGTCAGCCTGCACGGCCACTATCCCGGCGACCCCGGCGTGCTCATCTCGTTGCTGCTGAACAGGATCTCGCTGGCCCCCGGGGAGGCCGTCTACCTGCCGGCAGGAAACGTCCACGCCTACCTGCATGGCCTTGGCATCGAGGTCATGGCGTCCTCGGACAACGTACTCCGCGGCGGGCTGACGCCCAAGTTCGTAGACGTTCCCGAACTGCTGGCCACCATTGAGTTCGAGTCGGTGGGCGTGCCGATGCTGCCGGCGGAGACGTCCGAGCTGGGCCAGGAGCTCTACCGGCCGCCCTTCCGTGAATTCCAGCTGCAGCGGATCGAGCTGGAGCCCGACGACGGGCCCGTCCCGCTGGCGCAGTCCGGTGCGGCCGTGATCATCGTCGTCTCCGGTTCCGTGCTGCTGGACTCCCCCAAAGGCGATCTCCATCTGGACCGCGGCGCGAGTGCCTTCCTCCCCGCCGCTGAGGCTCCGGTCAACGTGCATCCGGCGGCCGGTTCCTCCGGGACCTCCGTTGCCTTTGCCGTAACCACCGCGCTGGGGGCCTGA
- a CDS encoding LCP family protein: protein MTTSHSRPQAPQQALTDPVRNPANAPAPVRTKRAFVLLLLTLFVPGSAQIVAGDRKLGRIALRVTLTVWGLALAGLVLLLVNRTLLIGILTNTVASLLIIVVLIALALGWAALFVNTLRLIRPVLLAPGMRPVVGVALVLAMLLSSGTLGYAAYVLNVSRNAIGSIFSAGPAIDPVDGRYNFLMMGGDAGDDRTGRRPDSLSVLSVDAKTGQTAIISVPRNLQNAQFSEGSPMRQIYPDGYDCGNECLINAINTEVTNEHADLYPGVADPGAQATLEAVSGTLGITVQAYVLVDMDGFAKLIDAMGGIKIKAGGWVPLSGDMVDEANGIHGMPLGWIPAGEQHLNGYHALWYGRSREFVDDYARIQRQQCVQQAMLKQLDPATLLSKFEDIANAGTKVVDSNISASQLGSFVDLAMKAKGKEVSRLTIGPPDFDASFSTVPDFNQIHDRVDQLLAAQSESAGAAGNPAGEDSIVQAGAAAGPLMAAAPAAPLTQPAPSPSSSDFTPVTTTPDGEPITEEMLNQFKREGNEQAIRDLVATNGQCRPL from the coding sequence ATGACCACCAGCCACTCCCGCCCCCAGGCGCCGCAACAGGCCCTGACGGACCCCGTCCGCAACCCGGCGAACGCCCCGGCGCCCGTCAGGACCAAACGCGCGTTCGTCCTCCTGTTGCTGACGCTGTTCGTCCCGGGCAGTGCCCAGATCGTCGCCGGCGACCGGAAGCTCGGAAGGATCGCCCTCCGGGTGACCCTCACTGTCTGGGGACTGGCGCTTGCGGGACTGGTGCTGCTGCTGGTGAACCGCACCCTCCTGATCGGCATCCTCACCAACACGGTGGCCTCACTCCTGATCATCGTCGTCCTCATTGCGCTCGCACTCGGCTGGGCTGCGCTGTTCGTCAACACCCTCAGGCTGATCCGGCCGGTCCTGCTGGCACCCGGAATGCGGCCGGTCGTCGGCGTCGCACTGGTCCTGGCTATGCTGCTCAGCAGCGGGACACTCGGCTACGCCGCCTACGTTCTGAACGTGAGCCGGAACGCGATCGGCAGCATCTTCTCGGCGGGCCCTGCAATCGACCCCGTGGACGGCCGCTACAACTTCCTGATGATGGGCGGCGACGCCGGCGACGACCGCACTGGCCGGCGCCCGGACAGCCTCTCCGTCCTCAGCGTCGACGCCAAGACAGGCCAGACAGCCATCATCTCGGTGCCGCGCAACCTGCAGAACGCACAGTTCAGCGAGGGTTCCCCCATGCGGCAGATCTATCCGGACGGCTACGACTGCGGCAACGAGTGCCTCATCAACGCGATCAACACCGAAGTGACCAACGAGCACGCGGACCTCTACCCCGGCGTCGCCGATCCCGGGGCCCAGGCAACCCTCGAGGCTGTCTCGGGTACGCTCGGAATCACCGTCCAGGCCTACGTCCTGGTGGACATGGACGGCTTCGCCAAGCTCATCGACGCCATGGGCGGCATCAAGATCAAGGCCGGCGGGTGGGTGCCGCTGAGCGGCGACATGGTGGACGAGGCCAACGGCATCCACGGAATGCCCCTCGGCTGGATCCCGGCCGGTGAACAGCACCTCAACGGCTACCATGCCCTCTGGTACGGCCGCTCCCGGGAATTCGTTGACGACTACGCACGCATCCAGCGTCAGCAATGCGTCCAGCAGGCCATGCTGAAGCAGCTGGACCCCGCAACGCTGCTCTCCAAGTTCGAAGACATCGCCAACGCGGGCACCAAGGTGGTTGACTCCAACATTTCCGCGAGCCAGCTCGGCAGCTTCGTGGACCTGGCCATGAAGGCCAAGGGCAAGGAAGTCAGCCGGCTGACCATTGGACCGCCGGACTTCGACGCATCGTTCTCCACGGTGCCGGACTTCAACCAGATCCACGACAGGGTCGACCAGCTGCTGGCCGCGCAGTCCGAGTCGGCGGGAGCCGCGGGTAATCCTGCCGGGGAGGACAGCATCGTGCAGGCCGGCGCGGCCGCGGGCCCCCTGATGGCGGCCGCACCGGCGGCGCCCCTTACCCAGCCGGCACCGTCGCCGTCGTCGTCGGACTTCACGCCAGTGACCACCACCCCCGACGGCGAGCCCATCACGGAAGAGATGCTCAACCAGTTCAAGCGTGAGGGCAACGAGCAAGCGATCCGCGACCTTGTGGCCACGAACGGCCAGTGCCGCCCGCTGTAA
- the purE gene encoding 5-(carboxyamino)imidazole ribonucleotide mutase: MSTPASIRPADTDNAAPLVGLVMGSDSDWPVMEAAAEALAEFGIPFEADVVSAHRMPTEMIRYGQTAHERGLRVIIAGAGGAAHLPGMLASVTPLPVIGVPVPLKTLDGMDSLLSIVQMPAGVPVATVSIAGARNAGLLAVRMLASGTDDLAVRLRDDLIEFAQELNDVATRKGAALRQKVSEVFSDGNVVLRGSR; encoded by the coding sequence ATGAGCACGCCCGCATCGATTCGCCCGGCGGACACGGACAACGCCGCTCCCCTGGTGGGCCTTGTGATGGGCTCGGACTCCGACTGGCCCGTCATGGAAGCCGCAGCAGAGGCCCTTGCCGAGTTCGGCATTCCGTTCGAAGCCGATGTTGTCTCAGCCCACCGGATGCCCACCGAAATGATCCGCTACGGCCAGACGGCCCACGAGCGCGGACTGCGCGTCATCATCGCCGGAGCCGGGGGCGCCGCACACCTGCCCGGCATGCTTGCGTCCGTGACACCCCTGCCGGTCATCGGCGTCCCCGTCCCGCTCAAGACCCTGGACGGCATGGACTCGCTGCTGTCCATCGTCCAGATGCCCGCCGGCGTTCCCGTGGCCACAGTGTCGATCGCAGGCGCACGCAACGCCGGCCTGCTGGCCGTCCGGATGCTGGCATCCGGAACGGACGACCTCGCCGTCCGCCTGCGCGATGACCTGATCGAGTTCGCGCAGGAGCTCAACGACGTCGCCACCCGCAAGGGCGCGGCCCTGCGGCAGAAAGTCAGCGAAGTGTTCTCCGACGGCAACGTCGTTCTCCGGGGCAGCCGTTAG
- a CDS encoding 5-(carboxyamino)imidazole ribonucleotide synthase has translation MMAPAATALGFELRVLAEGEDVSAVSAVPTSPVGDYKDLDALLEFSRGLDVMTFDHEHVPNDHLRALQEAGVNVQPGPDALVHAQDKLVMRAAIDRLELPNPAWASVADVEALVAFGEKTGWPVVLKTPRGGYDGKGVRMVGSAEEAADAADWFAAMTPLLAEAKVEFSRELSALVARTPDGESRAWPVVHTIQVDGVCDEVIAPAQDIPLEVAAAAEDAAIRIANELGVTGVMAVELFETPGVGSGFLINELAMRPHNTGHWTQDGSVTSQFEQHLRAVLNLPLGATDALGQIVVMKNFLGGENQELFSAYPLAMASEPAAKIHCYGKAVRPGRKIGHVNLVGAAASDVDSVRQRATTVANIIRDGRAPARPAPGNSEETV, from the coding sequence ATGATGGCCCCCGCCGCAACGGCCCTGGGCTTTGAACTCCGTGTCCTGGCCGAAGGCGAGGACGTTTCCGCGGTTTCCGCAGTGCCGACGTCGCCGGTGGGCGACTACAAGGACCTTGACGCCCTCCTCGAGTTCTCCCGGGGGCTGGACGTCATGACCTTTGACCACGAGCACGTCCCCAACGACCACCTGCGGGCACTGCAGGAGGCCGGCGTCAACGTCCAGCCCGGCCCGGACGCCCTGGTCCACGCGCAGGACAAGCTGGTGATGCGGGCAGCCATCGACCGGCTTGAGCTGCCCAACCCGGCCTGGGCCTCCGTTGCCGACGTCGAGGCCCTGGTTGCCTTCGGCGAGAAGACCGGGTGGCCGGTGGTGTTGAAGACGCCCCGCGGCGGTTACGACGGCAAAGGGGTCCGCATGGTCGGATCGGCTGAGGAAGCCGCCGACGCCGCCGACTGGTTTGCGGCCATGACCCCGCTGCTGGCCGAGGCCAAGGTGGAGTTCAGCCGCGAACTGTCCGCACTCGTAGCGAGGACTCCTGACGGTGAATCCCGCGCCTGGCCCGTGGTCCACACCATCCAGGTGGACGGCGTCTGCGACGAAGTGATCGCCCCGGCCCAGGACATTCCGCTTGAAGTCGCCGCGGCCGCCGAAGACGCCGCAATCCGCATCGCCAACGAACTCGGAGTCACCGGCGTCATGGCCGTGGAGCTCTTCGAAACCCCCGGCGTCGGCTCCGGCTTCCTGATCAACGAGCTCGCAATGCGCCCGCACAACACCGGCCACTGGACCCAGGACGGATCGGTCACGAGCCAGTTCGAACAGCACCTGCGTGCCGTGCTGAACCTCCCGCTCGGTGCCACCGACGCTCTGGGACAGATTGTTGTGATGAAGAACTTCCTTGGCGGCGAGAACCAGGAACTGTTCTCGGCGTATCCGCTGGCCATGGCCAGCGAGCCGGCCGCGAAGATCCACTGCTACGGCAAGGCCGTCAGGCCCGGCAGGAAGATCGGCCACGTCAACCTGGTGGGGGCAGCCGCTTCCGATGTCGACTCCGTCCGGCAGCGCGCCACCACCGTCGCCAACATCATCAGGGACGGCCGTGCTCCGGCCCGACCTGCACCAGGGAACTCCGAGGAGACCGTATGA
- a CDS encoding GtrA family protein translates to MFYTLAERLRGLASLFWREVAKFGAVGGVAFVIDNGLTYYLMHGPMTDSEAKARFVGATIATIFSWIANRFWTFRHRRQDNVIREFFMFILINGIGIGISTGFTALAKYSFGITDKNMLFLAGVAGILVATVVRFFAYRFLVFNKELDEEPAFSHDHEIMELHHHQNQRPVRVPANEAPDKVEDTDVPGPPRSS, encoded by the coding sequence ATGTTTTACACACTTGCAGAACGTTTGCGCGGACTCGCCTCGCTTTTCTGGCGCGAGGTGGCCAAGTTCGGCGCCGTTGGCGGTGTCGCCTTCGTTATCGACAACGGCCTGACCTACTACCTGATGCACGGCCCCATGACGGACAGCGAGGCCAAGGCCCGGTTCGTGGGCGCCACGATTGCCACGATTTTCTCCTGGATCGCGAACCGGTTCTGGACCTTCCGCCACCGCCGCCAGGACAACGTGATCCGCGAGTTCTTCATGTTCATCCTGATCAACGGCATTGGTATCGGCATTTCCACCGGGTTCACGGCCCTGGCCAAGTACTCCTTCGGCATCACGGACAAGAACATGCTGTTCCTGGCGGGCGTCGCCGGCATCCTGGTAGCCACCGTGGTGCGCTTCTTCGCGTACCGGTTCCTCGTCTTCAACAAGGAACTCGACGAAGAGCCGGCATTCTCGCACGACCACGAGATCATGGAACTGCACCACCACCAGAACCAGCGCCCGGTCCGCGTGCCTGCCAACGAGGCGCCGGACAAGGTGGAGGACACCGACGTTCCCGGCCCGCCCCGCAGCAGCTAG
- a CDS encoding TIGR03089 family protein, which yields MSIPAIDLMTALRSGHSTSPRLTWYGPDAERVELSGRVLDNWVAKTSNLLQDELDAEPGMRLRLDLPAHWKSMILALAAWQLGMEVVLDSADAELLATESPDAGQEHGAYDSVIAVPLPALAMRWPGELPPGVVDFAAEVRSHGDVFMAHEEPEGSNRAIVSSAGTLHAHSDLLEGFAAAHDTGVRLLVRAGDGLEAALAQSLGAWHRDGSVVLVHPDVTVTDKLLNDERVQGG from the coding sequence ATGAGTATCCCGGCGATCGACCTGATGACCGCGCTGCGGTCCGGCCACTCCACCTCACCGCGACTGACCTGGTACGGACCGGACGCCGAGAGGGTGGAACTGTCCGGCCGCGTCCTGGACAACTGGGTGGCAAAGACGAGCAACCTGCTGCAGGACGAACTGGACGCCGAGCCCGGGATGCGGCTCCGGCTGGACCTCCCGGCGCACTGGAAGTCCATGATCCTGGCCCTTGCCGCCTGGCAGCTCGGCATGGAAGTTGTCCTTGACTCCGCCGACGCCGAACTCCTCGCCACAGAATCACCGGACGCGGGGCAGGAGCACGGCGCGTACGACTCCGTTATCGCGGTGCCGCTGCCGGCATTGGCCATGCGCTGGCCCGGGGAGCTGCCGCCCGGCGTCGTCGACTTTGCCGCAGAGGTGCGTTCGCACGGCGACGTCTTTATGGCGCACGAAGAACCTGAAGGTTCCAACCGGGCCATCGTGTCATCGGCCGGCACCCTGCACGCGCACTCTGACCTGCTGGAAGGGTTCGCTGCCGCCCACGACACGGGAGTGCGGTTGCTGGTCCGGGCCGGCGACGGACTGGAAGCAGCCCTCGCGCAGTCGCTGGGGGCCTGGCATCGCGACGGGTCCGTGGTGCTGGTCCACCCTGACGTCACAGTGACGGACAAGCTCCTCAACGACGAACGGGTCCAGGGAGGGTAG
- a CDS encoding WhiB family transcriptional regulator — translation MGQVERIQEDAVVAGQASAKYRSRGVPSDWYVDPADPDAAERYNQSTSDLLQDQATAFLAAHEALLAGNPDQDNDLHDPPMELQTLHSETTAQPVWIGLPFEQNFDDEGELGWQTDALCAQTDPEAFFPEKGGSTRDAKKVCGACNVRSQCLEYALSNDERFGIWGGLSERERRRLRKRAV, via the coding sequence ATGGGGCAAGTTGAGCGTATCCAGGAAGATGCAGTCGTCGCCGGTCAGGCGTCGGCAAAGTACCGCTCACGCGGCGTGCCAAGCGATTGGTATGTAGATCCGGCTGATCCGGATGCGGCCGAGCGGTATAACCAAAGCACCAGCGATTTACTGCAGGACCAGGCCACGGCCTTCCTTGCAGCGCACGAGGCCCTTCTGGCGGGCAACCCGGACCAGGACAACGATCTCCACGATCCTCCGATGGAGTTGCAGACCCTCCATTCGGAAACGACAGCGCAGCCGGTCTGGATCGGGCTTCCTTTCGAGCAGAACTTCGACGACGAAGGCGAACTCGGATGGCAGACGGACGCCTTGTGCGCCCAGACGGACCCGGAGGCATTCTTCCCTGAAAAGGGAGGCTCCACCCGCGACGCCAAGAAAGTCTGCGGCGCCTGCAACGTACGCTCACAGTGCCTGGAATACGCGCTGTCGAACGACGAACGCTTTGGCATTTGGGGAGGCCTCTCCGAGCGCGAGCGCCGTCGGCTGAGGAAGCGAGCAGTCTAA
- a CDS encoding glycosyltransferase, translating to MVAHNGGDYLPRTLAALSQQTRPVDASIGVDTGSRDNSLALLDQAFGESNVTTFQQGRTGMGEAVKAALAALAPRNADSRNDTEWIWLLHDDAAPAPEALAELLHAVERAPSVTVAGCKQLDWDARRRLIDVGLSTSRWAERLTLIEADELDQGQYDGRSDTFAVNSAGMLVRRDVWEELGGFDSALPGTGDDVDFCWRNRLAGHRVVVVPTARMFHVSHRPHALGSASAARKAQVYLRLKHTVWWKVPLHAAGALLGSIFKLVLSIAVKDPGHGFSQLMATFVALGRPGAVIRGRRDAARTRRIRRSVIKGLQTPRREVWAHRRSLIEALGSDDPGGDSARTDPLAEQPSGDSTDDFAALTTSERGWVGNGALLAVILTAAASLIGLSGFFRAEAVSGGALIPVSSKISDIWHHATSWWIGLGAGLPGHGDPFALLLWILGLAGGGDANSALAWLLILAMPLSALAAWFAAGALTTRRRFRLVAAVVWGGAPALQVALNQGRLGALLAHIMVPLLVVALLRATGTARGQGRFAVPEPGDRRFPDKPPAKPGVNGTPSWTAAAAAGLALAVVAASAPSLLLPSAVVVVLAGVLLGRRGRTVWWALLPSAALFVPFGISVLDRPRALLADPGVPLGFDGAPLWQQVLGQPLYFDADGGLAGLPVFEGSAAPWALLLALLIGFPVLALATAALFVPGRRTRVARALWVASLIILAGGWLAGHVASGASADTLVTPFTGPVVSASGFLLLGAALIGADGLLCFSEKAAEAPAARRIVLQALSVLAMVLLLAGPVAGLTAWAAGNLLQSASGAAPAAEGMTPPGPTALGTPRQIAPTAARTLPATAIDRGQGPEQTRTLVIDTADDGSFDASIVRGAGTTLDGLSTIAAARNIMGEPGKETVRDDDAVTAALRSVVATVVAGQGVDPRPELERLGAGFVVLRASDSAAQLTASRMDAVPGLVAVGQTNVGWLWRISPLNQPVIDAADVAHRVRIVDRAGAAIGLLPSGLENVDAAVPEGPEGRLVVLAERSDPGWTAWMDGRRLTSTTSGWSQAFTLPAQGGQLTIRYDNPWAVWSAVVQATVIGLTVLLAIPMPARRPNTGLSRDEGSLRKEHQHA from the coding sequence GTGGTCGCCCACAACGGCGGTGACTATCTTCCCAGGACCTTGGCGGCATTGTCACAGCAAACCCGTCCGGTGGATGCGTCTATTGGCGTGGACACCGGCTCGCGGGACAATTCCCTGGCTTTGCTTGACCAGGCGTTCGGCGAATCCAACGTGACCACCTTCCAGCAGGGGCGGACCGGGATGGGGGAGGCGGTCAAGGCCGCCCTTGCGGCCCTTGCCCCCCGGAACGCGGACTCCCGTAACGACACCGAGTGGATCTGGCTGCTGCACGACGACGCCGCTCCCGCGCCGGAGGCGCTTGCCGAACTGCTCCACGCCGTGGAGCGGGCGCCGTCGGTGACGGTGGCGGGGTGCAAACAGCTGGACTGGGATGCCAGGCGCCGGCTGATCGACGTCGGGCTTTCCACCAGCCGCTGGGCTGAACGGCTGACCCTCATTGAGGCGGACGAACTCGACCAGGGGCAATACGACGGCCGCAGCGATACCTTCGCGGTCAACTCCGCCGGCATGCTGGTCCGCCGGGACGTCTGGGAGGAACTGGGCGGGTTTGACTCCGCCCTTCCCGGCACAGGTGACGATGTGGACTTTTGCTGGCGCAACCGCTTGGCCGGGCACCGCGTAGTGGTGGTGCCGACCGCCCGGATGTTCCACGTTTCGCACCGGCCGCATGCGCTGGGGAGTGCAAGTGCTGCCCGGAAAGCCCAGGTCTACCTGCGCCTCAAGCACACAGTGTGGTGGAAGGTACCGCTGCATGCGGCAGGTGCGCTGCTGGGGAGCATCTTCAAGCTGGTCCTGAGTATTGCCGTCAAGGATCCCGGCCACGGATTCTCCCAACTGATGGCGACGTTCGTTGCGCTGGGCCGGCCGGGGGCTGTGATCCGCGGACGCCGCGACGCAGCCCGGACGCGGCGGATCCGCCGCTCGGTGATCAAGGGACTGCAGACGCCGCGCCGCGAGGTCTGGGCCCACCGGCGTTCCCTTATTGAAGCCCTGGGCTCCGACGATCCGGGCGGGGACTCGGCCCGGACGGATCCGCTGGCCGAACAGCCCAGCGGGGACTCCACGGATGACTTTGCCGCACTGACCACTTCGGAACGCGGCTGGGTGGGCAACGGCGCCCTCCTGGCCGTGATTCTCACAGCGGCGGCTTCCTTGATCGGGCTCTCCGGGTTTTTCCGCGCCGAAGCCGTCTCCGGTGGCGCCCTGATCCCGGTCTCGTCGAAGATATCGGACATCTGGCACCACGCCACCAGTTGGTGGATCGGACTCGGTGCCGGGCTGCCCGGCCACGGCGACCCCTTCGCCCTGCTTCTGTGGATCCTTGGTCTAGCCGGCGGCGGCGATGCCAACAGCGCCCTGGCGTGGCTGCTGATCCTTGCCATGCCGCTCTCCGCTCTCGCTGCGTGGTTTGCGGCCGGAGCCCTGACCACGAGGCGGCGGTTCCGCCTCGTGGCCGCAGTTGTGTGGGGCGGGGCGCCCGCCTTGCAGGTTGCACTGAACCAGGGGCGCCTTGGCGCCCTGCTTGCGCACATCATGGTGCCGTTGCTGGTAGTGGCATTGCTGCGCGCCACCGGCACCGCCCGCGGGCAGGGCCGCTTCGCGGTTCCTGAGCCTGGGGATCGGCGCTTCCCGGACAAGCCTCCGGCCAAGCCGGGCGTCAACGGAACTCCTTCCTGGACAGCCGCCGCGGCTGCCGGCCTGGCGCTGGCTGTTGTGGCAGCGTCCGCACCGTCCTTACTGCTTCCGTCCGCCGTCGTGGTTGTCCTGGCCGGGGTCCTGCTGGGAAGGCGCGGCCGCACCGTATGGTGGGCGCTGCTGCCGAGCGCCGCGCTTTTCGTTCCGTTCGGCATTTCCGTGCTTGACCGCCCGCGGGCACTGCTCGCGGACCCCGGCGTCCCGCTCGGTTTTGACGGCGCACCGTTATGGCAGCAGGTTCTGGGACAGCCGCTGTATTTCGATGCCGACGGCGGTCTGGCCGGGCTTCCGGTCTTTGAGGGGTCTGCCGCGCCGTGGGCGCTGCTCCTGGCACTGCTAATCGGCTTTCCCGTCCTGGCACTTGCAACGGCGGCACTGTTTGTCCCGGGCAGGCGCACCCGCGTGGCCCGCGCTTTGTGGGTTGCTTCCCTGATCATCCTTGCGGGCGGCTGGCTCGCGGGCCACGTGGCCAGCGGTGCCAGCGCTGACACCCTCGTCACCCCATTCACCGGGCCGGTTGTGTCCGCATCCGGCTTCCTGCTGCTGGGCGCCGCCCTGATCGGGGCCGACGGCCTGCTCTGCTTCTCTGAGAAGGCAGCCGAAGCCCCGGCTGCCCGCCGGATCGTCCTCCAGGCCCTGTCCGTCCTTGCCATGGTGCTGCTCCTCGCCGGGCCCGTGGCCGGATTGACCGCCTGGGCAGCCGGGAACCTGTTGCAGTCCGCATCCGGGGCAGCCCCGGCAGCGGAGGGCATGACCCCTCCGGGCCCGACCGCCCTCGGAACACCGCGGCAGATTGCTCCCACGGCCGCGCGCACCCTTCCGGCTACGGCCATCGACCGCGGCCAAGGGCCCGAGCAGACCCGGACGCTGGTCATCGACACGGCGGATGACGGCAGCTTCGACGCCTCGATCGTGAGGGGTGCGGGGACCACCCTCGACGGGCTGTCCACCATTGCGGCCGCCCGCAACATCATGGGTGAACCCGGCAAGGAAACGGTCAGGGATGACGACGCCGTCACGGCAGCGCTTCGCAGCGTCGTCGCCACCGTGGTCGCAGGCCAGGGTGTGGACCCGCGGCCGGAGCTGGAACGCCTTGGCGCAGGATTTGTTGTCCTGCGGGCCTCGGATTCTGCTGCGCAGCTGACTGCGAGCCGCATGGATGCCGTGCCAGGACTGGTGGCGGTGGGGCAGACCAACGTCGGCTGGCTCTGGCGGATCAGCCCGCTCAACCAGCCGGTCATCGACGCCGCTGACGTTGCGCACCGGGTGCGCATCGTGGACCGTGCCGGCGCTGCCATCGGGCTCCTGCCCTCGGGCCTGGAAAATGTTGATGCCGCTGTCCCGGAAGGGCCCGAAGGCAGGCTCGTGGTTCTCGCCGAACGTTCCGATCCGGGATGGACCGCGTGGATGGATGGCCGGCGGCTGACGTCCACAACGTCCGGTTGGTCCCAGGCGTTCACCCTCCCCGCCCAGGGCGGCCAGCTCACCATCCGTTACGACAACCCGTGGGCAGTGTGGTCCGCTGTCGTGCAGGCAACGGTGATCGGACTCACTGTCCTGCTGGCCATCCCTATGCCCGCCCGCCGGCCGAACACCGGCCTCTCCCGGGATGAAGGCTCCCTGCGTAAGGAACATCAGCATGCATAA